The following proteins are encoded in a genomic region of Drosophila miranda strain MSH22 chromosome 4, D.miranda_PacBio2.1, whole genome shotgun sequence:
- the LOC108161169 gene encoding uncharacterized protein LOC108161169, protein MLRHAEGHGHLWQKQAIVLNKQGQPQSLKTDKQAKDKSSPSIRGEGESTASGGGATTSMDLDERPSTSASASGRAVGITGTSGMNAKSAPETATVPAAGNSNAEQPPTSSPATPLTGAALGKPNDWVVIPVFADIVKLALGERENCLQR, encoded by the coding sequence ATGCTGCGACATGCCGAGGGACATGGTCATTTGTGGCAGAAACAGGCAATCGTCTTAAATAAACAGGGTCAACCACAAAGTCTCAAGACTGATAAGCAGGCTAAGGACAAGTCATCCCCATCAATACGAGGAGAAGGAGAATCAACAGCATCTGGAGGAGGAGCTACCACATCAATGGACTTAGACGAGAGACCATCGAcaagtgcgagtgcgagtgggCGAGCAGTTGGCATAACAGGCACTTCCGGTATGAATGCAAAGTCGGCACCGGAAACAGCGACCGTGCCTGCGGCTGGCAACAGCAATGCGGAGCAGCCACCAACATCATCGCCTGCCACACCATTAACGGGAGCGGCATTGGGCAAACCCAATGATTGGGTTGTTATTCCTGTGTTTGCGGATATTGTTAAATTGGCATTGGGCGAAAGGGAGAACTGTTTGCAGCGGTAA